From the Pedobacter cryoconitis genome, one window contains:
- a CDS encoding DUF4412 domain-containing protein → MLKSIKTSVLAVILISTAVIAHAQKKVNEGTLTYGLTYELTAEQQSMASQLPKETKLKFNGNLLKIEMQQGPAKITIISDGIQKNGLVLVDVPPIQKQYAVKTTKEESEQTMGKPPVLSDFKATGEKLKIGNYNTEKYTYKDDKGTAYELWATNDIQLPEGIIGEEFKALKATPIKFTRVQNGVKAVLTITSVAEDKVGPITLDVPPAYEVTTMDALRAMGGQ, encoded by the coding sequence ATGTTAAAGTCGATTAAAACAAGTGTACTAGCTGTCATATTAATCAGCACGGCTGTGATTGCACATGCACAGAAAAAAGTAAATGAAGGTACACTTACCTATGGTCTTACTTACGAGCTGACCGCAGAACAGCAGTCTATGGCTTCACAGCTACCTAAAGAGACTAAATTAAAATTCAACGGAAATCTGTTAAAAATAGAAATGCAGCAAGGACCTGCAAAAATTACAATTATCTCGGACGGAATTCAGAAAAACGGATTGGTATTGGTTGACGTTCCACCTATCCAAAAACAATATGCAGTAAAAACTACCAAAGAAGAAAGTGAGCAGACTATGGGTAAACCTCCTGTTTTAAGTGATTTCAAAGCTACTGGTGAGAAATTAAAAATAGGAAACTATAACACAGAGAAATATACTTATAAAGACGATAAAGGTACTGCTTATGAACTTTGGGCAACAAATGATATTCAATTGCCAGAAGGAATCATTGGCGAAGAATTCAAAGCTTTAAAAGCTACACCTATCAAATTTACACGTGTACAAAACGGTGTTAAAGCAGTTTTAACCATTACTTCAGTTGCTGAAGATAAAGTTGGCCCGATTACATTAGATGTTCCTCCTGCTTATGAAGTAACAACTATGGACGCTTTAAGAGCAATGGGCGGTCAATAA
- a CDS encoding S9 family peptidase, producing the protein MERKLIILKLSIALFITSFAIPAANAQYKKEGINWTKDGNGYYQNSYGGIEIVTLPKSEAKTLISSALLTPSGQSQPLPIKDFVLSADGTKALIYTNSKRVWRYETRGDYWLADLTTNKLVQIGKDKPASSLMFAKLSPDASKVAYVSGHNIYVEDIKSGTSKALTTDGTARLINGTFDWVYEEEFDCRDGFKWSPDGASIAYWQIDAKKIKNFLMINNTDSIYPYTVPVEYPIVGEDPSSCKIGVVNVSTAQTTWVKVPGDAIQNYIPRMDWVPNTNDLILQQLNREQNTSRVFVANTQSGSVNNIYTETDKAWIDAAPEWQWINNGKEFIWPSEKDGWRHFYRISKDGKKQTLITKGDYDVIESSLVDEKNNTLYFLASPTNATQKYLYKTKLDGKGQLDQVTPSVFPGTHEYDISPNGIFAKHTYQSANIAPISEWMKMDSGNPFTMEGSLTNQMARIRLPKNKTEFFKIKTEDGVELDGWMKKPDNFDQTKKYPVVFYVYGEPGAQTVLDTYGVSHNFLYDGNMPQDGYIYISIENRGAPAPKGREFRKSIYKNIGVLNIRDQAMAAKKIIEWPFVDKDRVAVWGWSGGGSSTLNLMFQYPEIYKTGIAIAAVGNQLTYDNIYQERYMGSPLKTKEAYIKGSPVTNAHNLKGNLLYIHGTGDDNVHYQNAEMLINEFIKSQKVFQFMSYPNRTHGISEGDGTREHLSKTYTKYLQTYCPPGGK; encoded by the coding sequence ATGGAGCGGAAACTCATTATTTTAAAATTATCTATTGCCCTGTTTATCACATCCTTCGCTATTCCAGCGGCCAATGCCCAATATAAAAAAGAAGGAATCAACTGGACGAAAGATGGAAATGGCTATTATCAGAATTCATATGGCGGGATTGAGATAGTTACCTTACCTAAAAGCGAAGCCAAAACTTTAATCAGCAGTGCACTGCTTACCCCGTCGGGGCAGAGCCAGCCATTGCCAATTAAAGATTTCGTACTTTCTGCTGATGGGACTAAGGCACTGATCTATACCAATAGTAAAAGAGTATGGCGCTATGAAACCAGGGGGGATTACTGGCTGGCTGATTTAACTACCAATAAACTGGTACAAATCGGAAAAGATAAACCAGCTTCTTCTTTGATGTTTGCTAAACTATCTCCTGATGCCAGTAAAGTTGCTTATGTAAGCGGACACAATATCTATGTTGAGGATATCAAAAGCGGAACAAGTAAAGCGCTGACTACAGATGGCACAGCCAGACTGATCAATGGAACTTTTGACTGGGTATATGAAGAAGAATTCGATTGCAGGGACGGCTTTAAATGGAGCCCTGACGGAGCATCTATTGCTTATTGGCAGATTGATGCTAAAAAGATCAAAAACTTCCTCATGATCAACAACACGGATTCTATTTATCCGTATACTGTACCAGTAGAATACCCTATTGTTGGAGAAGATCCTTCATCCTGCAAAATTGGTGTAGTGAATGTAAGTACTGCACAAACTACCTGGGTGAAAGTACCTGGTGATGCGATACAGAATTATATCCCGAGAATGGATTGGGTGCCGAATACAAATGACCTGATTTTACAACAGCTGAACAGAGAGCAAAATACCAGTCGTGTATTTGTTGCCAATACACAATCCGGATCGGTAAATAACATTTATACAGAAACTGATAAAGCCTGGATTGATGCCGCACCGGAATGGCAGTGGATCAATAATGGAAAAGAGTTTATCTGGCCAAGCGAAAAAGACGGATGGCGTCATTTTTACCGGATTAGTAAAGACGGTAAAAAACAAACACTGATTACCAAAGGTGATTATGATGTAATTGAAAGCAGCCTGGTAGACGAAAAAAACAACACCCTTTACTTTCTTGCTTCACCAACAAATGCGACGCAAAAATATCTGTACAAAACAAAACTTGATGGTAAAGGACAGTTAGACCAGGTTACTCCTTCTGTTTTTCCCGGAACACACGAATATGATATTTCCCCGAATGGAATTTTTGCCAAACATACTTATCAGAGTGCAAATATAGCGCCTATCAGCGAATGGATGAAAATGGATTCAGGCAATCCTTTCACCATGGAAGGAAGTCTGACCAATCAGATGGCAAGAATCCGTCTGCCAAAAAACAAAACAGAATTCTTCAAAATCAAAACCGAAGATGGTGTAGAACTGGATGGATGGATGAAAAAACCAGACAACTTTGATCAGACTAAAAAATATCCTGTTGTATTTTATGTTTATGGCGAACCTGGTGCACAAACTGTATTGGATACCTACGGAGTTAGTCATAACTTTTTATATGATGGAAACATGCCTCAGGATGGTTATATCTACATTTCCATTGAAAACAGAGGAGCACCAGCACCAAAAGGACGTGAATTCCGCAAGTCTATCTACAAAAATATTGGTGTTTTAAATATCCGTGATCAGGCTATGGCTGCAAAAAAGATTATAGAATGGCCTTTTGTAGACAAAGACAGGGTTGCAGTATGGGGATGGAGCGGAGGCGGTTCTTCAACACTTAACCTGATGTTCCAATATCCTGAAATTTATAAAACAGGTATAGCTATTGCAGCAGTTGGCAATCAGCTTACTTATGACAATATTTACCAGGAACGTTATATGGGTTCTCCGTTAAAGACTAAAGAAGCCTACATTAAAGGTTCGCCAGTAACAAATGCACACAACTTAAAAGGAAACTTATTGTATATACACGGTACAGGTGATGATAACGTACATTATCAAAATGCAGAAATGCTGATCAATGAATTTATTAAAAGTCAAAAAGTGTTTCAATTTATGTCGTACCCAAATCGTACGCATGGCATTTCCGAAGGAGATGGTACAAGAGAACACCTTTCTAAAACTTATACTAAATACCTGCAAACTTACTGCCCTCCGGGTGGAAAATAG
- a CDS encoding SDR family NAD(P)-dependent oxidoreductase: MKKLENKIALVTGSDSGIGRAIAIEFAKNGANVVVCYHSNEERGQEALKAVKVHGGKASLIELDVSNEQGVEAKMQAIIKEFGGIDILVNNSGVNGSGIPIDEMSTEVFDKTIKTNLYGTFFCSRKFIQHRKGVSKPGKIINISSVHEEINAPGNGDYNASKAGIKNLMRTIALEVGKFGINVNNIAPGMILTAMNQKAVDNPEVREKAETHIPLGRAGRPEEIAYLALFLASEEADYVTGSTYVMDGGLMINIGQGA, encoded by the coding sequence ATGAAGAAACTGGAAAACAAAATTGCATTGGTAACCGGATCTGATTCTGGAATTGGACGTGCAATTGCGATTGAATTCGCTAAAAACGGCGCAAATGTAGTGGTCTGTTATCATAGCAATGAGGAAAGAGGGCAGGAGGCATTGAAAGCTGTAAAAGTGCATGGCGGAAAGGCTTCACTCATTGAACTTGATGTGAGCAATGAACAGGGTGTAGAAGCAAAAATGCAGGCAATTATCAAAGAATTTGGTGGGATTGATATCCTGGTTAACAATTCTGGCGTAAATGGCTCGGGGATTCCAATTGACGAGATGAGTACGGAAGTTTTTGACAAGACTATCAAAACTAATTTATACGGAACGTTTTTCTGTAGCAGGAAATTTATTCAGCACCGCAAAGGTGTAAGTAAACCGGGTAAGATCATTAATATCTCTTCTGTTCATGAAGAAATCAATGCACCCGGAAATGGAGATTACAATGCCTCAAAAGCTGGAATAAAGAATCTCATGCGGACCATTGCATTAGAGGTGGGTAAATTTGGAATTAACGTAAATAATATAGCGCCGGGTATGATTTTGACTGCAATGAATCAGAAAGCTGTAGATAATCCTGAAGTAAGGGAAAAAGCGGAAACGCATATACCGCTAGGCAGAGCTGGAAGACCTGAAGAAATTGCTTACCTGGCTTTATTCTTAGCTTCTGAAGAAGCAGATTATGTAACTGGCAGCACTTATGTAATGGATGGGGGCCTGATGATTAATATAGGCCAGGGGGCATAA
- a CDS encoding ligase-associated DNA damage response exonuclease, producing MALISFTNKGIFCKQGGFYIDPWQPVDLAVTTHGHADHVKFGNKAYLCHELTKPVLLQRLGADLPIQTLPYYKEITINGVKLSLFPAGHVIGSAQIRLEYKGEICVISGDYKVEYDGISTAFEPVKCHTFVSESTFGLPIYKWLPQEEVFGKIRNWVSDNHDQLKTSVLIAYSLGKAQRLIKNLAGDQKIYVHQSIANLNEGFIRAGVDLPETIRITPDLKKEELQKGIVIVPPALADGKWMKSLMSASTGICSGWMQVRAGRRWQSADAGFALSDHADWPGLLTAIKATEAEKVFVTHGFVSTFSRYLNEIGIEAEEVTTRYGNEGEEEIIKEA from the coding sequence ATGGCACTGATTTCATTCACTAATAAAGGCATATTCTGTAAACAGGGCGGTTTTTACATCGACCCCTGGCAACCTGTAGATCTGGCTGTAACGACTCACGGACACGCAGATCACGTGAAGTTTGGCAATAAAGCATATTTATGCCATGAACTCACAAAACCGGTCCTACTACAAAGGCTTGGTGCAGATTTACCCATACAAACTTTACCTTATTACAAGGAAATCACAATCAATGGCGTTAAATTAAGCCTTTTTCCCGCCGGACATGTGATCGGATCTGCCCAGATAAGGCTGGAATATAAAGGTGAAATCTGTGTAATTTCCGGAGATTATAAAGTGGAATATGATGGCATCAGCACTGCTTTTGAACCTGTAAAATGCCACACTTTTGTTTCTGAAAGTACTTTTGGCCTGCCTATTTATAAGTGGCTGCCACAAGAAGAAGTCTTTGGAAAAATAAGAAACTGGGTTTCAGATAACCATGACCAGTTAAAAACAAGCGTACTGATCGCTTATAGTTTAGGAAAAGCGCAAAGGCTGATTAAAAACCTTGCTGGAGATCAAAAGATCTATGTACATCAATCAATTGCTAACCTCAATGAAGGCTTTATCAGAGCTGGTGTTGACCTCCCCGAAACTATCCGGATTACACCCGATCTAAAAAAAGAAGAGCTGCAAAAAGGAATAGTCATTGTGCCTCCTGCGCTTGCAGATGGTAAATGGATGAAAAGTTTAATGAGTGCTTCTACCGGGATTTGTTCCGGATGGATGCAGGTAAGAGCAGGCCGCAGATGGCAATCTGCCGATGCAGGATTTGCATTGAGTGATCATGCAGACTGGCCTGGTCTATTGACTGCGATTAAGGCTACTGAAGCAGAAAAGGTATTTGTAACCCACGGATTTGTATCCACATTTTCCAGGTACCTTAATGAAATAGGAATAGAAGCAGAAGAAGTAACTACACGTTACGGAAACGAAGGAGAAGAAGAAATCATAAAAGAAGCTTAA
- a CDS encoding ATP-dependent DNA ligase — protein MKRFTELIQQLETSNKTNDKIAALVSYFSTADEKDKPYVIAMFTGKKPRRPVTTALIREWAIELSDIPAWLFAESYHSVGDLSETIALVLPPAKHITDRKLHEWITDLALISTQDDAAKKEFILKAWDSLDTRERFIFNKLISGNFRIGVSNKMLVNALAKQSDTDSNKIMHSIMGKWTPAEITYQELIDGAHVNTDNSWPYPFCLAYALDTTPENLGETTAWQAEWKWDGIRGQIVKRNGELFIWSRGEELVTDQFPELHFLKDELPDGTVVDGEILSVKDGNVQAFSILQQRLNRKTIHKSQLKDAPVGFYCYDILEFQGQDIRTSPLSARRKILVDIIAALQIKDVAILSPVIDFNDWEQLAEIRKESRANNSEGIMLKKLDSLYHSGRKRGDWWKWKINPYTVDTVMIYAQKGSGRRANHFTDYTFAVRDGEQLITIAKAYSGLTDIEIKEVDSFVRKNAIEKFGPVRTVKPELVFEIAFEGIAESKRHKAGLALRFPRIARWRKDKNASEINTLDDLRQLLASTLSNEL, from the coding sequence TTGAAAAGGTTTACGGAATTGATACAGCAGCTGGAAACCAGCAATAAGACCAACGACAAAATCGCGGCCCTGGTTAGCTATTTCAGCACGGCCGATGAAAAGGACAAGCCTTATGTAATTGCGATGTTTACCGGCAAAAAGCCACGCAGGCCTGTTACGACTGCATTAATCCGGGAATGGGCTATAGAACTGAGTGATATTCCCGCCTGGCTATTTGCAGAAAGTTACCATAGTGTTGGCGATTTGAGTGAAACCATTGCTTTGGTTCTTCCTCCGGCTAAACACATCACTGATCGTAAACTGCATGAATGGATTACGGATCTTGCTTTAATCAGCACTCAGGATGATGCTGCAAAAAAAGAATTTATCCTAAAAGCATGGGATAGTCTGGATACCCGGGAGCGCTTCATCTTTAATAAGTTAATTTCCGGGAATTTCAGAATTGGGGTATCTAATAAGATGCTCGTGAATGCACTGGCCAAACAAAGTGACACTGACAGCAATAAAATCATGCACAGTATCATGGGTAAATGGACGCCAGCAGAGATCACTTATCAGGAGCTGATTGACGGTGCACATGTGAATACTGATAATTCATGGCCTTACCCTTTTTGCCTGGCTTATGCGCTGGATACCACACCAGAAAACCTGGGTGAAACGACTGCATGGCAGGCAGAATGGAAATGGGATGGTATCAGGGGTCAGATTGTCAAACGAAATGGTGAATTATTTATTTGGTCCAGAGGGGAAGAATTGGTGACGGATCAATTTCCTGAATTACATTTCCTGAAGGATGAACTTCCTGATGGAACAGTAGTAGATGGAGAAATCCTTTCTGTCAAAGATGGAAATGTACAAGCATTCAGTATCCTGCAACAACGGTTAAACAGAAAAACTATTCATAAATCACAATTAAAAGATGCGCCAGTAGGTTTCTACTGTTATGACATTCTGGAATTTCAAGGCCAGGATATCAGAACCTCCCCTTTATCGGCAAGAAGAAAAATTCTGGTGGATATTATTGCTGCACTCCAAATCAAAGATGTGGCGATCCTCTCCCCTGTTATTGATTTCAATGATTGGGAGCAATTGGCCGAAATCAGAAAAGAATCAAGAGCGAACAACAGTGAAGGCATTATGCTGAAAAAACTGGATTCTCTTTACCATAGCGGCCGCAAGCGTGGCGATTGGTGGAAATGGAAAATTAACCCATATACCGTTGATACAGTCATGATTTATGCACAAAAAGGAAGTGGCCGCCGGGCAAACCACTTTACTGATTATACTTTTGCAGTGAGAGATGGGGAGCAATTAATTACCATTGCCAAAGCCTACTCTGGTTTAACGGATATAGAGATTAAAGAAGTAGACAGTTTTGTCAGGAAGAATGCGATAGAGAAGTTTGGCCCTGTGAGAACAGTGAAACCAGAACTGGTATTTGAAATTGCGTTTGAAGGAATTGCTGAAAGTAAAAGACATAAAGCTGGCCTGGCTTTGCGTTTCCCCCGTATCGCCCGCTGGCGAAAAGATAAAAATGCTTCGGAAATTAATACGCTGGACGATTTAAGACAATTGTTGGCTTCAACGTTATCAAACGAATTATGA
- a CDS encoding ligase-associated DNA damage response DEXH box helicase, translating into MILEKSTGYKKVIKWLKSKKKKPFKFQTDAWQYYAEGYSGLVNAPTGFGKTFSLFLAVVIDELNTQLPVKAGTVKASVVKKRKKSTGLKLIWITPLRSLAKDLARAMREVCLELEIDWQVGVRNGDTSQNEKLKQKKQMPEVLIITPESMHLLLAQKNSLSYFEDLQCIVADEWHELLGSKRGVMAELAISRIKGLVKEKHPERLLRVWGISATIGNMEEALDVLVPDQDVLKTTVVADIEKKIQIKSILPDHIDMLPWAGHLGHKLAHKLLPIIEKSKTTLIFCNTRGQAELWYQNLLKLDENLAGQIAIHHGSIDYELRNWIEEAIHTGVLKAVISTSSLDLGVDFKPVDTVVQIGSPKGVARFLQRAGRSGHSPFETSKIYFLPTHALELVEAAAIKEAARTQNIESRQPVVMAFDTLIQYMVTLAVGDGFDDQKLYNEVKNTFAFRELELSEWNWMMQFITTGGDSLTAYTEFSKVEKEDGLWKVKSRQVAMRHRLHIGTIVSDAMIKVKYLTGGYVGMLEESFMAKMKPGNSFTLAGRVLEFVMVKEMTVLVRKSKLKSAITPSWMGGRMSLTANLGAILRKKYNETLDKTHQDEELDIILPLFERQAKVSHVPKDDEFLIELIKTRDGYHFFAYPFEGRQVHEIMAALIAYRLGKVKPISFSIAMNDYGFELLSEQPIPLDEENIKLLFTPVNLGEDIVASINATEMARRKFRDIACISGLVFQGYPGKYVANKHLQSSSSLFFNVFSDYDKHNLLLRQAYDEAFYQQIEEPRLAAALHRIQASKVIIVKAESYTPLCFPIKVDSLRENMSTEELGERIARMTAEADKKQTIRNKK; encoded by the coding sequence ATGATACTGGAAAAGAGTACAGGTTATAAAAAAGTAATCAAATGGTTAAAGAGCAAGAAAAAAAAGCCCTTTAAGTTCCAGACTGATGCCTGGCAATATTATGCGGAAGGTTATAGTGGGCTGGTCAATGCGCCTACCGGTTTTGGAAAGACATTTTCCCTGTTTCTGGCTGTGGTGATCGATGAATTAAATACACAGTTACCTGTTAAAGCAGGCACGGTAAAAGCCAGCGTAGTAAAAAAAAGAAAAAAGAGTACAGGGCTCAAACTTATCTGGATTACTCCACTACGTTCTTTAGCTAAAGATTTGGCGAGAGCTATGCGCGAAGTTTGTCTGGAGCTGGAAATTGACTGGCAAGTTGGTGTACGAAACGGTGATACCTCTCAAAATGAAAAGCTGAAGCAGAAAAAGCAAATGCCGGAAGTTTTAATAATCACCCCCGAAAGTATGCACCTGTTACTTGCACAGAAAAACAGTTTAAGTTATTTTGAAGATTTACAATGTATAGTTGCAGATGAATGGCATGAATTATTAGGGAGCAAACGCGGGGTGATGGCAGAACTCGCCATTTCCAGGATCAAAGGTCTGGTTAAAGAAAAACATCCCGAAAGACTGCTTAGGGTATGGGGGATCTCTGCAACGATAGGAAATATGGAAGAGGCGCTGGACGTACTGGTTCCTGATCAGGACGTTTTAAAAACTACAGTCGTTGCTGATATAGAAAAAAAGATACAAATTAAATCTATCCTTCCCGATCATATTGATATGTTACCCTGGGCTGGTCACCTTGGCCATAAGCTGGCACATAAATTACTGCCAATTATTGAGAAGAGCAAAACCACTTTAATTTTCTGCAATACCCGCGGACAGGCCGAACTCTGGTATCAGAATTTACTGAAACTGGATGAAAACCTGGCAGGACAAATCGCTATCCATCATGGGTCAATAGATTATGAATTGCGCAACTGGATTGAAGAAGCGATTCATACCGGGGTACTAAAAGCGGTCATCAGTACTTCTTCTCTCGATCTTGGTGTAGATTTTAAACCTGTGGATACCGTAGTTCAAATTGGTTCTCCTAAAGGGGTTGCCCGGTTTCTTCAACGTGCCGGACGCAGCGGACACTCCCCTTTTGAAACCTCAAAGATTTATTTCTTACCTACTCATGCGCTGGAACTGGTCGAAGCCGCAGCTATTAAAGAGGCAGCTAGAACACAGAACATTGAAAGCCGGCAGCCTGTAGTAATGGCCTTTGATACGTTAATCCAATATATGGTCACACTGGCCGTGGGTGATGGGTTTGATGATCAGAAATTATACAACGAGGTTAAAAATACATTTGCATTCAGAGAACTGGAACTTTCAGAGTGGAACTGGATGATGCAATTCATCACTACAGGAGGCGATAGCTTAACGGCCTATACCGAATTCAGCAAAGTAGAAAAAGAAGACGGCTTATGGAAAGTTAAAAGCAGACAGGTAGCCATGCGTCATCGTTTACACATAGGAACCATTGTTAGTGATGCAATGATCAAAGTCAAATATCTGACGGGTGGTTATGTAGGAATGCTCGAAGAATCATTTATGGCTAAAATGAAACCTGGTAATAGTTTCACCTTAGCAGGCAGGGTTCTTGAATTTGTGATGGTTAAAGAAATGACTGTCCTGGTGCGTAAAAGTAAACTCAAAAGTGCAATTACACCAAGCTGGATGGGTGGTAGGATGTCTTTAACTGCTAATCTTGGTGCAATTTTGAGAAAAAAATATAATGAAACCTTAGATAAAACTCACCAGGATGAAGAACTTGATATTATTCTTCCACTATTTGAAAGACAAGCAAAGGTTTCGCACGTACCTAAGGATGATGAGTTTTTGATCGAACTGATTAAAACCAGGGATGGCTATCATTTTTTTGCTTATCCTTTTGAGGGAAGGCAAGTCCATGAGATCATGGCTGCATTGATAGCTTACCGGCTGGGTAAAGTAAAACCTATAAGTTTTTCTATAGCCATGAACGATTATGGTTTTGAACTGCTCAGTGAACAGCCCATCCCTTTGGATGAAGAAAACATCAAACTACTTTTTACCCCGGTTAATTTAGGGGAAGATATTGTGGCGAGTATTAATGCGACAGAAATGGCGAGACGGAAATTCAGAGATATTGCCTGTATTTCTGGTTTGGTATTTCAAGGATATCCGGGTAAATATGTTGCGAACAAACATTTACAATCTTCTTCTTCGTTATTTTTCAATGTCTTTAGTGATTATGATAAACATAACTTATTATTGCGTCAGGCCTATGACGAAGCATTTTATCAGCAAATTGAAGAACCAAGGTTAGCCGCAGCTTTGCATAGAATACAAGCCAGTAAAGTAATCATTGTCAAAGCTGAAAGTTATACGCCTTTATGTTTCCCGATAAAAGTTGATAGTCTGAGAGAAAACATGAGCACAGAGGAGCTGGGAGAAAGAATAGCAAGAATGACTGCTGAGGCAGATAAAAAGCAGACGATACGCAATAAAAAATGA
- the pdeM gene encoding ligase-associated DNA damage response endonuclease PdeM, with amino-acid sequence MIITIKGEELVLSQQRAIYWTSKKMLIISDLHLGKGAHFRKAGIQIPVTLNTADLNKLTELITEFSPDSLLITGDMFHHQMNSEAELFRQWRSQYPELKIILIKGNHDRLKPEDYIGLGIETYQKELLYTPFRFIHDQPETTDEYYNITGHIHPGVTIYGKARQLMRLPCFYFGKNCAILPAFSVFTGLSKVKAEKGDLFYAITPEKVILIDQVK; translated from the coding sequence ATGATCATTACTATTAAAGGAGAAGAGCTGGTACTGAGCCAACAAAGAGCGATTTACTGGACGAGCAAAAAAATGCTGATTATCAGCGACCTGCATCTGGGCAAAGGGGCTCATTTTAGAAAAGCAGGCATTCAGATCCCCGTTACACTCAATACAGCAGACCTGAATAAACTAACGGAATTAATCACTGAATTTTCACCTGATAGTTTATTGATTACTGGTGATATGTTTCATCATCAAATGAATAGTGAAGCAGAGCTTTTCCGTCAATGGAGATCACAGTATCCGGAGTTGAAGATTATCCTGATCAAAGGGAATCATGACCGGTTAAAACCTGAAGATTATATAGGTTTAGGGATCGAAACTTATCAAAAAGAACTTTTATATACACCATTCAGGTTTATACATGATCAGCCGGAGACTACTGATGAATATTACAATATCACAGGACATATCCATCCGGGAGTTACGATTTATGGAAAAGCGCGTCAGCTGATGCGGTTACCGTGTTTCTATTTCGGTAAAAACTGTGCGATCTTGCCTGCCTTCAGTGTCTTTACAGGTTTAAGTAAAGTTAAGGCTGAAAAGGGCGACTTATTTTATGCAATTACACCAGAAAAGGTAATCCTGATTGATCAGGTTAAGTAA
- a CDS encoding NUDIX domain-containing protein has protein sequence MSYFNVRVYGLLINADNQILVSDEQSGGRSFSKFPGGGLEYGEGLIDALKREFMEECNAEIEVLSHFYTTDFYEKSSFNDSQIISIYYLVREVNTLTMKFKTEAFDFDPETLQSFRWIDLNALAESDVTFKTDKTVVNMLLSLIAESAD, from the coding sequence ATGAGTTATTTCAATGTAAGAGTTTACGGTCTATTAATCAATGCAGATAATCAAATATTGGTTAGTGACGAACAATCGGGAGGACGAAGCTTCAGCAAGTTTCCTGGTGGTGGGTTAGAATATGGTGAAGGCCTTATTGATGCACTGAAACGTGAATTTATGGAAGAGTGTAATGCTGAGATTGAAGTCTTAAGCCATTTCTATACAACAGATTTTTACGAAAAGTCTTCTTTCAATGATAGTCAGATCATTAGTATCTATTACCTGGTTAGAGAAGTAAATACCTTAACGATGAAATTCAAAACAGAAGCTTTTGATTTTGATCCTGAAACTTTACAATCTTTCCGCTGGATTGATCTGAATGCACTTGCAGAAAGTGATGTGACTTTTAAAACTGATAAAACGGTTGTTAATATGTTGCTTTCACTGATTGCTGAGTCTGCGGACTAA